From the genome of Pseudomonas putida:
ATAAGTACTGTATCTCCAGTTTTGGGGGCCTCGGTACAGGCAGGCCGGGTGAACCCCCCTTTTATTCGCGGTAATGCAGTTTTGGGGACCTCGGTACAGGCAGGCCGGGAATCCCCTCTTTTATTCGTGCAGCCTCACCTGCACACGCCAACGCCCAGCGTCCTCTGCACCGGCCCACTCGCCGTGCAGGGGACGCGCGGCAACCACCGTCAGCAACAACCCCTCTTTGCTCTTGCGCAGTTGCCAAGCGACCGGCTTGCCCTGCAGGTCGAGCTGACCGCGTTGTACCTTGCCCTCGGCCTCGAACAGCAGCGCCACGGTACCTTCCACGTTTTCGCCATGCAGCTTGGGTTGTTCGTTGAACCACAGGTCCAGGCCGTCCTGCACGACCGCTATCTGTTCCAATACGCGCTCTTCAGGCGCGGTCAGGCGGCCGATCATCAAACCCACCAGCATCCCGAAAATAGCCAGCGAGAACAGCACACGCGGCCAAGCCTTCGAACGCTCGTCCGGTTCGAGGGTAGAATGCTCGTCATCTTCACGCTTGGAGCCGTGCATGTTTCACGTCATCCTTTTTCAACCAGAAATTCCGCCGAATACCGGCAACATCATCCGCCTCTGCGCCAACAGCGGTTGCGACCTGCACTTGATCGAGCCGATCAGTTTCGAGCTGGACGACAAGCGCCTGCGCCGCGCCGGGCTGGACTATCACGAGTATGCCACGCTCAAGCGCCACGAAAGCCTGGCCGGATGCCTGGAAAGCCTGGGCAACCCGCGCCTGTTCGCCTTCACCACCAAAGGCTCGCATCCCTTCCACGAAACCGCCTACCAACCGGGGGATGCTTTCCTCTTCGGGCCAGAGAGCCGCGGCCTCCCCGCCGAGGTGCTGGACAGCCTGCCGGCGGAGCAACGCCTGCGCCTGCCGATGCGGCCCGGCTGCCGCAGCTTGAACCTGTCCAATACCGTGGCGGTGACGGTGTACGAGGCGTGGCGGCAGAACGGGTTTGCCGGGAGTTGATCTGCTGCCTGTGCCCGCGAAGAGGCCGGCACAGGCAACAAAAAAGCGCCCCGAAGGGCGCTTTTCTCATTGCCGTGGCAATCACTGCACGGTCGGCGCTTCGCCCGCTTCCTGCATGCGCTGCATTTCTTGCGCATACAGGGCGTCGAAGTTGACCGGCGACAGCATCAGTGCCGGGAACGAACCACGGGTCACCAGGCTGTCCAGGGTTTCACGGGCATAGGGGAACAGGATGTTCGGGCAGAACGCACCGAGGGTGTGGCTCATCGAAGCCGCGTCGAGGTTCTTGATCAGGAAGATACCCGCCTGCTGCACTTCGGCGATGAAGGCCACTTCGTCAGCATTCTTGACGGTAACCGACAGGGTCAGGACCACCTCGTGGAAGTCGCCTTCCAGGGCCTTCTGCTTGGTGTTCAGGTCCAGCGCGACGCTCGGCTCCCACTGCTGGCGGAAGATCTGAGGGCTCTTCGGCGCTTCGAACGACAGGTCGCGCACGTAGATGCGCTGCATGGAGAACTGTGGGCTGTTGTCTTCTTCGGTAGCAGCGCCGTTGGTCTGTTGGTCAGTCATGGCAGATCCTTATCCTAATGTTGTTCAATGCAGAAATTCAGGCCGCCAGCAGCGCGTCGAGCTTGCCGGCGCGCTCCAGGGCATAGAGGTCATCGCATCCACCGACGTGCGTGCTGCCGATCCAGATCTGCGGCACCGATGTACGGCCGGCTTTCTGGCTCATCTCGGCACGAACCTGCGGTTTGCCGTCGACCTTGATTTCCTCGAACGCAACGCCCTTGCTCTCGAGCAGGTACTTGGCGCGCATGCAGTAGGGGCAGTAGTCGCTGGAATAGACGATGACAGGCTTCATATCACTTCACCAAAGGCAGGTTATCGGCTTTCCAGCTGGAAACACCACCGCTGAGCTTGGCAGCGGTGTAGCCAGCCTTGAGCAGTTCGCGGCAGATGGTGCCGGACTGCTGGCCCATCGCGTCGACGACGATCAGGGTCTTCTCTTTGTGCTTTTCCAGCTCGGTCATGCGGTTGACCAGCTTGTCCTGCGGGATGTTCAGCGCGCCGACGATGTGACCGGCGGAGTATTCCTTGGCCGGGCGGATGTCGATGACCAGGGCCTTCTCGGCGTTGACCAGTGCGGTCAGCTGGCCATTGCTCAGGCTCTGGCCGCCACGGCGGACTTCATTGACGAGCAGCAGGACCAGCAGAACAACGAAAATCGCGACCAGGATGTAGTGATCTGTCGCGAATTGAATCAGGTGAGCAACCATCAGCGGTGTTCCAGGCGATTGAAAATGCCGGCCAGTATACACAGCCCCCCAGTGCCACCAAAGCCCGACGGGCAGGCGGCAAAGGTACCTTCATGTTGCCAGGTTGCCCGCGCTGGTCGGGCGCAGGGACGAATATTCGCCGTTGCTGGCGTAAATGCCCTAAAATGCGTGTCTTTATCATCTTTGAACAACCGTGAGTTTGATTGATGACGAGTACGCCCAAACCCCTGGTCCTGATCATCCTGGATGGATTCGGCCATAGCGAAAGCCCCGAATACAACGCCATCTACGCCGCCAACACACCGGTCTACGACCGCCTGCGCGCCAGCCAGCCGCATGGCCTGATTTCCGGTTCAGGCATGGATGTCGGCCTGCCGGACGGGCAAATGGGCAACTCCGAAGTCGGTCACATGAACCTCGGCGCCGGCCGGGTCGTCTACCAGGACTTCACCCGCGTGACCAAGTCCATCCGTGACGGCGAGTTCTTCCACAACCCGGTGCTCACCGACGCGGTGGACAAGGCCGCCGGTGCCGGCAAGGCCGTGCACATCCTTGGCCTGCTCTCCGACGGCGGCGTGCACAGCCACCAGGACCACCTGGTCGCCATGGCCGAGCTGGCCGCCCAGCGTGGTGCCGAGAAGATCTACCTGCATGCCTTCCTCGACGGCCGCGATACCCCGCCGCGCAGCGCCCAGTCGTCCATCGCGCTGCTCGACGCGACCTTCGCCAAGCTCGGCAAGGGCCGCATCGCCAGCCTGATCGGCCGCTACTACGCTATGGACCGCGACAACCGCTGGGACCGCGTCAGCGCAGCCTACAACCTGATCGTCGACAGCGCTGCCGACTATAGCGCCGATAGCGCGCTGGCCGGCCTTGAAGCCGCCTACGCCCGCGACGAGAGCGACGAGTTCGTCAAGGCCACCCGCATCGGCGAAGCCGTGAAGGTCGAGGATGGCGACGCCGTGATCTTCATGAACTTCCGCGCCGACCGCGCCCGCGAACTGTCGCGCGTGTTCGTCGAGCCCGACTTCAACGAGTTCCCACGCGCACGCCTGCCCAAGCTTGCGGCCTACATCGGCCTGACCCAGTACTCGGCAAAGATCCCGGCACCGGCGGCATTCGCCCCGGCCAGCCTGAACAACGTGCTCGGCGAGTACCTGGCGAAAAACGGCAAGACCCAGCTGCGCATCGCCGAGACCGAGAAGTACGCCCACGTCACCTTCTTCTTCTCCGGTGGGCGTGAAGAGCCGTTCGAAGGCGAAGAACGCATCCTGATCCCTTCGCCGAAAGTCGCCACCTACGATCTGCAGCCGGAGATGAGCGCGCCGGAAGTCACCGACCGCATCGTCGAGGCCATCGAACAGCAGCGCTACGACGTGATCGTGGTCAACTACGCCAACGGCGACATGGTCGGCCACACCGGCGTGTTCGACGCTGCGGTCAAGGCCGTCGAGGCCCTGGATAGCTGCGTCGGGCGCATCGTCACGGCGCTGGACAAGGTCGGCGGCGAAGCGCTGATCACCGCCGACCACGGCAACGTCGAACAGATGGAAGACGAATGCACAGGCCAGGCGCATACCGCGCACACCACCGAGCCGGTGCCGTTCATCTATGTCGGCAAACGCCCGGTCAAGGTCCGCGAAGGCGGCGTCCTGGCCGACGTGGCACCGACCATGCTCAAGCTGCTGGGGCTCGAGAAGCCAGCGGAAATGACCGGCACCTCCATCCTGGTCGACGCCTGAACCCTCGGGCAGGGGCCGCGTTGCGGCCCTTCGCGGGCAAGCCCGCGCCCACCGGCCCGGTGACACAACCCGTACCTGTGGGAGCGGGCTTGCCCGCGAAGGGCTGCAAAGCAGCCCCAGTTGTAGATGAATTCCAGACAAACGCCCCGCTGCACCCGCAGCGAGGCGTTTTTTTTGCCGGCCCAGCCGGGCATACTAGGTCGATCTCCATCCTCGGTACCCCCAACCCCATGCTTCGCGCCCTGATCCTCCTCGCCTTGTCATGCCTGCTCAGCCCGGCTTTCGCCGATGAGCGCGCACAGACCCAGCAACAACTGGACGCCACCCGCCAGGACATCGCCGAGCTCAAGAAAACCCTGGGCAAGCTCCAGGAAGAGAAGTCCGGCGTACAAAAGGACCTCAAGGCCACCGAGACCGACATCGGTAACCTCGAAAAGCAGGTGGAGGCGTTGCAGCAAGAACTAAAAAAGACCGAGGGCGATCTGGAGCGCCTTGATACCGAGAAAAAAAAACTCCAGAGCGCCCGCGTTGAACAACAGCGACTGATCGCCATCCAGGCCCGTTCGGCCTACCAGAACGGCCGCGAGGAATACCTCAAGCTGCTGCTCAACCAGCAGAATCCCGAGAAATTCGCCCGCACCCTGACCTACTACGACTACCTCAGCAAGGCGCGCCTCGAACAACTGCGCGCCTTCAACGAGACCCTGCGCCAGTTGGCCAGCGTCGAGCAGGACATCGGCCGCCAGCAGGAACAACTGCTGACCCAGCGCGCCGACCTCGACAGCCGTCGCCAGGCCCTCGACGCCGAACGCGCCAAGCGCCAGCAGGTCCTGGCCAAGCTCAACAGCGACATGAAGGACCGCGACCAGAAGCTGCAAGCCCGCGAGCAGGACCAGGCCGACCTGTCCAAGGTACTCAAGACCATCGAGGAAACCCTCGCCCGCCAGGCCCGCGAAGCCGAAGAAGCCCGCAAGAAGGCCCTTCTGGCCCAGCAGGAGGCGGAAAAACGCCGTCAGCAGGAGGCCTTGGCCGCGCGTGATGCCGCCGATACCGAGCCACCGAAAAAGGCCCGCACCACCCTTGGCCCGCTGGTTTCCAGCGACGGCGCAAGCTATGGCGGGGCATTTTCTGCAGCACGCGGAAAACTTCCATGGCCAGTCAATGGTCGATTGCTGGCGCGCTTCGGTGATTCGCGCGGCGGCGATGCCCGCGCCAAGTGGGACGGCGTGATGATCAGCGCCAGCCCCGGCACCCAGGTGCGCGCCGTGCACGGCGGGCGCGTGGTGTTCGCCGACTGGTTGCGCGGCGCCGGTCTTCTGGTCATTCTCGACCACGGCAATGGTTACCTGAGCCTGTATGGCCACAACCAGAGCCTGCTCAAGAGCGCCGGTGACATCGTCAAGGCCGGCGAAGCCATCTCCACCGTTGGCGACAGCGGGGGCCAGGACAGCGCAGGCTTGTACTTCGCCATTCGCCAGCAGGGTCGGCCGACCGACCCTTCGCAATGGTGCCGAGGCTAAATCCAATTTGTCCGGTGTAGCGCCTGGCGCTGCACCGATGCTCCGCAGGGAGCGCCTACAGGATCAGGAGTTCGTTCGACATGCTGCACTCGCCTCGCCTCACCCAGCTGGCCCTGACCATCGCCCTCGTGGTCGGTGCGCCCCTGGCCATCGCCGCCGAGTCGGCGGCGGTCAAGCCTGCCGCATCGCCGGCGACCGAGGCCGCCAAGGCACCGCTGCCGCTCGAAGAGCTGCGCACCTTCGCCGAGGTCATGGACCGCATCAAGGCCGCCTACGTCGAGCCCGTGGATGACAAGACCCTGCTGGAGAACGCCATCAAGGGCATGCTCAGCAACCTCGACCCCCACTCGGCCTACCTCGGCCCCGAAGACTTCCAGGAGCTGCAGGAAAGCACCAGCGGCGAATTCGGCGGGCTGGGCATCGAAGTGGGCCAGGAAGACGGCTTCATCAAGGTGGTGTCGCCGATCGACGACACCCCGGCTTCGCGTGCCGGCGTCCAGGCCGGTGACCTGATCGTCAAGATCAACGGCGCGCCGACCCGTGGCCAGAGCATGACCGAGGCGGTCGACAAGATGCGCGGCAAGGTCGGCGAGAAGATCACCCTGACCCTGGTCCGCGACGGCGGCACGCCGTTCGACGTGACCCTCGCCCGCGCGGTGATCCAGGTCAAGAGCGTGAAGAGCCAGCTGCTGGAGAACGACTACGGCTACATCCGCATCACCCAGTTCCAGGTCAAGACCGGCGAGGAAGTCGGCAAGGCCCTGGCCAAGCTGCGCAAGGACAACGGCAAGAAGCTGCGCGGGGTGATCCTCGACCTGCGCAACAACCCCGGCGGCGTGCTGCAGTCGGCGGTCGAAGTGGCCGACCACTTCCTGACCAAGGGCCTGATCGTCTACACCAAGGGCCGTATCGCCAACTCCGAGCTGCGCTTCTCGGCAGACCCGGCCGACGCCAGCGAAGGCGTGCCGCTGGTGGTGCTGATCAACGGCGGCAGCGCCTCGGCCTCGGAAATCGTCGCCGGCGCCCTGCAGGACCAGAAACGCGCCGTGCTCATGGGTACCGACAGCTTCGGCAAAGGCTCGGTGCAAACCGTGCTGCCGCTGGCCAACGACCGTGCGCTGAAGCTCACCACCGCGCTGTACTTCACCCCCAATGGCCGGTCGATCCAGGCCCAGGGCATCGTCCCCGACATCGAAGTGCGCCCGGCCAAGCTGACCGCCGAAGCCGATACCGAAAACTTCAAGGAAGCCGACCTGCAGGGCCACCTGGGCAACGGCAACGGCGGCGCCGACCGCCCGACCGGCAGCAGCAAGCGCAAGGAACGCCCACAGGACGATGACTTCCAGCTGAGCCAGGCCCTGAGCCTGCTCAAGGGCCTGAACATCACCAAGGGCGACTGAACCTGCCCATGCGTTCTCTGCTGTGTCTGCTGGTCTGCCTGTTGGCCGGCGTCGCGCAAGCGGCGCCGGCCAACAAGGCCTACCTAAGCATCGTCATCGACGACCTGGGCCAGAACACCGAACGTGACAGCCGCACCTTGGCCCTGCCGGGCCCGGTGACCATGGCCATCATGCCCGACACCCCGCATGCCACCGACTTTGCCCGCCAGGCCCACAAGGCCGGGCGTACGGTGATCCTGCACATGCCCATGGACCCGGCCACCGGCCCCTACGCCTGGCACCCCGACCTGCCGCTCGAAGAACTGGCCCGGCGCCTGGACGCGGCGCTGGCCAAGGTGCCGTACGTGGCCGGCATCAACAACCACATGGGCAGCCGCATGACCGCCCAGCGCGAACCCATGGCCTGGCTGATGGGCGAGTTGCAACGCCGCCACCTATTTTTCGTCGACAGCCGTACCAGCGCCGCCACGGTCGCGGCGGCCGAAGCCCAGGCACACGATCTTGCCCATGTCTCGCGGGACGTGTTCCTGGATGACGAGCGCACGCCAGAGGCAATCAGCGGCCAACTGCACAAGGCCGTCGAATTGGCGCGGCGCCAGGGCTCGGCCGTGGTCATTGGCCACCCCTACCCACAAACGCTGCAGGTACTGGAACAGGAAATCCCCCGCCTCAAGGCCCAGGGCATCGTCCTGATCGGCCTGCGGCAGATGATTGCCGAACGCAGCAACCAGGCCATGCCAGCCCATGGCCGGCATGGCCGCTACAGCAACCGCTGAGCTCCGTCAGTCGAAGGGGATGATGCCGATCGCCTGCTCCAGGGTCAGCTTGCCGCGATGCACACGGTAGCCAGGCCCGCCCTCCTCCCGACCACTGAGGCGGCGCTGGCTCCAGGTCTTCAGATGACCCTGGGTGAAGTCGCGGGCCAGCGCATCGGCAGATGCCATGTGGAAGTGCGCGACCCACAGAGCACGCCCGGACGTCGCCCCCGGCTGCGCCAGGCGCATGATCTTGTACTCATCGAAGGTGCTGCCGTTAGCCATGAGCTTTCTTGGCGGTACGTATTCCACCCGGAGCAACCGCTGCTCGTGCAAGAACCGTAACGCTTCGGCGTTCGGGTAGCGGGTGTCGGTGTAGAGCGCGGTCAGGCGCAGGTTCTTTTCCGATCGCAGCCGGTCGGAGGCGGCTTCCACGCTACGGACCAGGGCCGGGCTTGCATCCTGCTTGCCCAAGGACACCGCAACCCGACCGAGCTTGTCGATCTGCTGGTCGAACAGACCAGCAAGTAAGCTCCCCTTGATGTCGTTCCTGACATATTCGTCCGCCTTGACCAGAAGCTGCTCATTTTCTTCCAGCAGGGTCAGCACCCGAGCCGCCGTAGCGGCGGGCAGCGTCTGTGGGGCAGACGCCGGTGCGCTATGACGTTCCTGCCACTGCCCATCGCGCCAATCGAACGATGCCAGTACCGCGTCACGGAAGGGCTCGCGAACCTCCACCACCGCTTGCCCATCGATGATCCGCTCGTTGCCGATGAGTATCTGCCCAGCGTCATTGCGCACCGCTCTCTGCGGCTCGCTGGACACGGCATAGGGTATTCGCCGGCTGGGAACACTTGCCCCCTCTTGTACCTTGATCGCTTCGACCAGGCGCCTGCCGGCGTCCATCTTGAGTTTCTCCAGATGAACCCTATAGCGCTCGAGCATCGAAGCCTCGATCAACGCCCCCCCTTCCTTGGCGATCCGCGCACTGTTGAGCAAGGCCGCAGCGTACTCGTCCCAGGCCTCTTGCAGGATGGAAATCCGATCTTCGACCGGCAGGTTGGCAAAGTCCAGCTGCCCATGCGCTTCTGCCGCGCTGCGCAACGCCACGCCTGCCAGCTCGGCGCGATACACGGCGAGATTAGCGTTGCCCTCGACGACATCCAGACGCAAGGCCAGCTCCGCGAGGCTCAATGCCTGGTGGAATCGGAACTGAACCGAACCTGGGGCTCGCGAAGCGATAAGCGAATCCACCGTGCGCACGCCCGGGTCGCCCGGGAGGCTCACGTCCAGATCACCGGGCGCTTCGGCCAACGCCTCATCCAACAGCTCATAGGCTTTGAGCATCCGGTCCTGGATGGCCGCCACTCCTTCGAGCTTGTCGCGGAATGCGTGGTAGTCGTCCAGATACTGCCCCAAGGGCTGCCCGTCGAGCGTTGCCTGCATTCGCGATATCCGCGCATAGTCCGCCAACTGCCAGAGTTCATTGAGCACGAAGTCGGCATTGCGGATTAGGCTGACCTGAACCTTGCGCTTCTGCTTGGGCAGCACGTTTTCCCACCCCTGGCGACGGGCGTTGGTGAATTTGGGCTCGAACATGATCTCGAGGGTCGCCAGCAATTCTCTGTCCGCTTCCAGCGATTCTTCGAGGGGTGCGATAGCCTGGAGACGCATGCCGAGCATCTGTGCCTGCCATTGGGCGGCACGCGCATCGTAGCGTTCGATGATCGCCTTGGTTTTGTCCCACTCATCCCCTGCGGCCAACGCGTCCAGCTTGGCCTGCTCGCGGGTCCGTAGCGTGCCTAGTTGCACGATTTTTTCTTGCAACACGTTCACTTCGTTGCCGACTGCGACGAAACGGGCCGTCGCCTCGTTGGCCTGGACAGCGAGCCTGTCGACAGCCATGCGCAGGCCGACGAAGCGTTCGGCAAGCTTCGCCCGCGTGTCGCCACGCGGCATGCCGCCGATCAGCCGTAGTGTCGAGTCGACCCGCCAGGCGCCTTGGGCGTAGGTCAACCTCGGGCCTTGCCCTCCTTTGCCATCGAGTACCCACACACCGCCGGCCTCGACACTGACGGGGTAGATATCGCCGCCCATGGGCGCGTACCAGTGCCCATCGACCGAATACAAGCCCGCCGCATCGCCTGTGACCTGCCGGGCCGTTTGCCCGAGCGATACCTCTGAGCGCATGGCCAACAGGGCCTTGCGCTGCATCGGTGGCAGCCAGTTGAAACCCTGGTTGCCACGCCATGAAAGGTCCAGCTGGCGGTTGGGCAATGCCGCCAAGTCGCCAACCGCAGCCGGCTCGAGAAGGTGCGGCACGACCGATACTTCGCCGAAAGCGCCACGCTGCGCGACAGGCTGCTCGAACGCCAGGGGGTCCGCCTGCACCCCTGGCGAACTTGGCTGCAGACGCGGCTGCCGGGCATGCAGCAGGACCATCCCGAGGTTGAGCAGCAGATCGGCGATCGCGGCGCTACGCCCGAATCCGCTGCCTTGTTCAAGTGCCGTCAGGTCGTTTTGCAGCGACGTCAGCAATTGTGCGAGCCAGGCAATACTGGCAACCGGCCCACGCAAGGCCAGGGTCACCACGTCGAACAACAGCCAGGCACCTTCACTGAGGGTGTCCCAGCGCCGCTGCGCATTCGAGGTGGACTGCAGGGCCGCCAACTCGACCAGTAGAGCGCGATTGGCCTCGTAGAGCTGGGCGTCGATATCGCCAGACCAGAACTGCGGGTCGATGATCG
Proteins encoded in this window:
- the trmL gene encoding tRNA (uridine(34)/cytosine(34)/5-carboxymethylaminomethyluridine(34)-2'-O)-methyltransferase TrmL yields the protein MFHVILFQPEIPPNTGNIIRLCANSGCDLHLIEPISFELDDKRLRRAGLDYHEYATLKRHESLAGCLESLGNPRLFAFTTKGSHPFHETAYQPGDAFLFGPESRGLPAEVLDSLPAEQRLRLPMRPGCRSLNLSNTVAVTVYEAWRQNGFAGS
- a CDS encoding dermonecrotic toxin domain-containing protein; the encoded protein is MSSSNTPVFDFKRAVAVQFADRPTLREVVSDALLQVLLVELPWLASVQPTLTSADAITLDSPDPSTPYWTTQPLVERILQALLDSQSVDLEPLDGRHHNLGLRAPFRFAGSDSQLDTRPLQGVSGALNELIERLSACFCQAQLDYWNAQGSAGVSRDQWLQLLLKTALLRGLPLQGLDDQEQACLRGLIRAGTDQPPVSLVRVRLVTSAGTWDELQCALLVTGEWDERQVILWCAPSGRVRSFASWPAFALALRDELAQRYRFDEMSWQRYPIEGNAFAQQTALLLESLFDRVDKVRFTQLADVPALERLFAQLSDPAQWLGGYLDETPAVKAPPGMLQNQARHGFACHTALLQLAVDQLDAGEGGALDGIQSLHDFSCQRLSEQMQLDHGDVSSPDDLLLEFAVARGMPGGAGVGAGGGEALAIEGELTLTRFAIGKLGALSGAAIRGIRHAAGRNLPSWLDAEAVKTLVSRVDIGGSYPGYVTQALNDPGQRPYRLARFSREWRSALRFSALSARLDGKVSEAGLQCVSEFCAGQVDPLAPRLALAALAFRRQPQSSLLDSVQGMYLLCSVEPALVLLYRPLYAQDTLREYASLEQLLEHIQASDLLQASLLDWMQPEVRGIYDHGGFREPHVAHLGIDPYDLPEKPQPPIIDPQFWSGDIDAQLYEANRALLVELAALQSTSNAQRRWDTLSEGAWLLFDVVTLALRGPVASIAWLAQLLTSLQNDLTALEQGSGFGRSAAIADLLLNLGMVLLHARQPRLQPSSPGVQADPLAFEQPVAQRGAFGEVSVVPHLLEPAAVGDLAALPNRQLDLSWRGNQGFNWLPPMQRKALLAMRSEVSLGQTARQVTGDAAGLYSVDGHWYAPMGGDIYPVSVEAGGVWVLDGKGGQGPRLTYAQGAWRVDSTLRLIGGMPRGDTRAKLAERFVGLRMAVDRLAVQANEATARFVAVGNEVNVLQEKIVQLGTLRTREQAKLDALAAGDEWDKTKAIIERYDARAAQWQAQMLGMRLQAIAPLEESLEADRELLATLEIMFEPKFTNARRQGWENVLPKQKRKVQVSLIRNADFVLNELWQLADYARISRMQATLDGQPLGQYLDDYHAFRDKLEGVAAIQDRMLKAYELLDEALAEAPGDLDVSLPGDPGVRTVDSLIASRAPGSVQFRFHQALSLAELALRLDVVEGNANLAVYRAELAGVALRSAAEAHGQLDFANLPVEDRISILQEAWDEYAAALLNSARIAKEGGALIEASMLERYRVHLEKLKMDAGRRLVEAIKVQEGASVPSRRIPYAVSSEPQRAVRNDAGQILIGNERIIDGQAVVEVREPFRDAVLASFDWRDGQWQERHSAPASAPQTLPAATAARVLTLLEENEQLLVKADEYVRNDIKGSLLAGLFDQQIDKLGRVAVSLGKQDASPALVRSVEAASDRLRSEKNLRLTALYTDTRYPNAEALRFLHEQRLLRVEYVPPRKLMANGSTFDEYKIMRLAQPGATSGRALWVAHFHMASADALARDFTQGHLKTWSQRRLSGREEGGPGYRVHRGKLTLEQAIGIIPFD
- the secB gene encoding protein-export chaperone SecB produces the protein MTDQQTNGAATEEDNSPQFSMQRIYVRDLSFEAPKSPQIFRQQWEPSVALDLNTKQKALEGDFHEVVLTLSVTVKNADEVAFIAEVQQAGIFLIKNLDAASMSHTLGAFCPNILFPYARETLDSLVTRGSFPALMLSPVNFDALYAQEMQRMQEAGEAPTVQ
- the gpmI gene encoding 2,3-bisphosphoglycerate-independent phosphoglycerate mutase — protein: MTSTPKPLVLIILDGFGHSESPEYNAIYAANTPVYDRLRASQPHGLISGSGMDVGLPDGQMGNSEVGHMNLGAGRVVYQDFTRVTKSIRDGEFFHNPVLTDAVDKAAGAGKAVHILGLLSDGGVHSHQDHLVAMAELAAQRGAEKIYLHAFLDGRDTPPRSAQSSIALLDATFAKLGKGRIASLIGRYYAMDRDNRWDRVSAAYNLIVDSAADYSADSALAGLEAAYARDESDEFVKATRIGEAVKVEDGDAVIFMNFRADRARELSRVFVEPDFNEFPRARLPKLAAYIGLTQYSAKIPAPAAFAPASLNNVLGEYLAKNGKTQLRIAETEKYAHVTFFFSGGREEPFEGEERILIPSPKVATYDLQPEMSAPEVTDRIVEAIEQQRYDVIVVNYANGDMVGHTGVFDAAVKAVEALDSCVGRIVTALDKVGGEALITADHGNVEQMEDECTGQAHTAHTTEPVPFIYVGKRPVKVREGGVLADVAPTMLKLLGLEKPAEMTGTSILVDA
- a CDS encoding S41 family peptidase; protein product: MLHSPRLTQLALTIALVVGAPLAIAAESAAVKPAASPATEAAKAPLPLEELRTFAEVMDRIKAAYVEPVDDKTLLENAIKGMLSNLDPHSAYLGPEDFQELQESTSGEFGGLGIEVGQEDGFIKVVSPIDDTPASRAGVQAGDLIVKINGAPTRGQSMTEAVDKMRGKVGEKITLTLVRDGGTPFDVTLARAVIQVKSVKSQLLENDYGYIRITQFQVKTGEEVGKALAKLRKDNGKKLRGVILDLRNNPGGVLQSAVEVADHFLTKGLIVYTKGRIANSELRFSADPADASEGVPLVVLINGGSASASEIVAGALQDQKRAVLMGTDSFGKGSVQTVLPLANDRALKLTTALYFTPNGRSIQAQGIVPDIEVRPAKLTAEADTENFKEADLQGHLGNGNGGADRPTGSSKRKERPQDDDFQLSQALSLLKGLNITKGD
- a CDS encoding divergent polysaccharide deacetylase family protein, with the protein product MRSLLCLLVCLLAGVAQAAPANKAYLSIVIDDLGQNTERDSRTLALPGPVTMAIMPDTPHATDFARQAHKAGRTVILHMPMDPATGPYAWHPDLPLEELARRLDAALAKVPYVAGINNHMGSRMTAQREPMAWLMGELQRRHLFFVDSRTSAATVAAAEAQAHDLAHVSRDVFLDDERTPEAISGQLHKAVELARRQGSAVVIGHPYPQTLQVLEQEIPRLKAQGIVLIGLRQMIAERSNQAMPAHGRHGRYSNR
- a CDS encoding rhodanese-like domain-containing protein, coding for MVAHLIQFATDHYILVAIFVVLLVLLLVNEVRRGGQSLSNGQLTALVNAEKALVIDIRPAKEYSAGHIVGALNIPQDKLVNRMTELEKHKEKTLIVVDAMGQQSGTICRELLKAGYTAAKLSGGVSSWKADNLPLVK
- a CDS encoding murein hydrolase activator EnvC family protein, with protein sequence MLRALILLALSCLLSPAFADERAQTQQQLDATRQDIAELKKTLGKLQEEKSGVQKDLKATETDIGNLEKQVEALQQELKKTEGDLERLDTEKKKLQSARVEQQRLIAIQARSAYQNGREEYLKLLLNQQNPEKFARTLTYYDYLSKARLEQLRAFNETLRQLASVEQDIGRQQEQLLTQRADLDSRRQALDAERAKRQQVLAKLNSDMKDRDQKLQAREQDQADLSKVLKTIEETLARQAREAEEARKKALLAQQEAEKRRQQEALAARDAADTEPPKKARTTLGPLVSSDGASYGGAFSAARGKLPWPVNGRLLARFGDSRGGDARAKWDGVMISASPGTQVRAVHGGRVVFADWLRGAGLLVILDHGNGYLSLYGHNQSLLKSAGDIVKAGEAISTVGDSGGQDSAGLYFAIRQQGRPTDPSQWCRG
- the grxC gene encoding glutaredoxin 3 — encoded protein: MKPVIVYSSDYCPYCMRAKYLLESKGVAFEEIKVDGKPQVRAEMSQKAGRTSVPQIWIGSTHVGGCDDLYALERAGKLDALLAA